CAGCGCGCTCGTCGCCAGCAGGACCGCAGGGAATGCGGCTTTCCGCAGAACTGCGAATACGATTGTGTGTGAAGCCGGATTTCCGGCTTTACGGAAAGACGGCTTCATTGCCCAAGCTCCCGTGACCAGTTGATGGCGTTGACGTAGATGCCGAGCGGATTGGCCCTGAGCCGGTCGGCGTTGCGAGGAATCTGCACGACGATCGTCAGGATCGCCGTCCAGCGCGTGGTTTCGGCGAGCTGGCCGTTCTCATAACGACGTTCGACCCAGGCGACGCGGAAACTGTCGGGAGACGCGCGGATGACGCTTGAGACGTCGACGGCGACCTGCTGGCGGCCGACCCGCGTGAACGGGTCGTTCGAGCGGGCATAGTCATTGAGCGCCATCGCCCCGCGATCGGTCGTGAAGTCGTATGCCCGCAACCAGTTCTGACGCACGATGATCGCGTCGGCAGGAATCGAGCGGACCTGCTCGATAAAGCGCGCCAGGTGGAAGGCGATCTGCGGATCGGTGGGACGATAGTCGGCCTCGGCCGGCGCCACGGCTTGAGCCTGACCGACGCGATCGACCTGCACCACCCACGGCACGATCGTTCCGCGTGCCGACTGCACGACGAGCGCGGTAGCGAAACCGGCGGAGAGGATCAGGGAGCCGAAGGCCATGAGCCGCCAGTTTTTGGCCTGGATGCGAGAGGCGCCGATGCGCTCATCCCAGACCTGCGCCGCGCGCTGATACGGCGTCTCGGGTTCGGCCGCTTTGCCGTAATGGGTGGTGGGTCGTTTGAACATCAGCGATCGCCTTCGGACAGGTTGACGGAGGAGCCGCCGCCGTGGGCGTCGCCGGAGCGGACGGCATGGGCCGTGGCTTGCACGGCATGGGTCATGCGCTGGGAGCGGCGCATCCGCTGCGCCCAGGCGGGCGGTCCGCCGGCATTGGCGGCACCGGAGGACGCGGCGCCGTCACCGGCGGCATCACCGCCGATCGAGCCCATGGTGGAGGAGCCGCCCGTCGCCTCGAACGCGGCTTTGCCACCGGCGTTGAAGCTGGAGCGCATGCTCTCGGCGGCGCGGGAGGCCGCACGGCGGAGCGGTGAGACCGCAGCGCTGCCACCGGCACGAGCGACCCCGCCAAGCCCCGAGGCGACACCTGTCGCGCCGGACTGCCCGGCAGCGCCAAGGCTGTAGGCAGTGGAAGCCCCGCCTGCGAGCGCAGCACCGCCACGGGCGGCTGCTGCTGCGCCACCGGCGAGTGCCGCGCCGCCGGACGCGGCTGCGCCGACCGCGCCGACGCCTGCCGCCACCATGCCGCCTGCGGCGAGGCCTGTGCCGACGGCGGCGCCGGCGCTGAGTTGAGGACCGCCGGAGACGATGCCGCTCGCGATCCCGGGACCGAAGATGCCGAGGCCAAGCAACGACAGAGCGGCGAGCACGATCGCCATAGCCTCGTCAATAGATGGGTTCTGGCCGCCGAAGCCGGATGTGAACTCGGAGAACAGCGTAGAGCCAATGCCGATGATGACGGCGAGGACCAGGACCTTGATGCCGGATGAGATGACGTTGCCGAGCACGCGTTCGGCCATGAAGGCGGATTTGCCGAACAGGCCGAACGGGATCAACACGAAGCCGGCGAGCGTCGTCAGCTTGAACTCGATGAGTGTGACGAAGAGCTGGATGGCGAGGATGAAGAAGGCGAGCAGCACCAGAGCCCACGCCAGGAACATGCAGGCGATCTGGATGAAGTTCTCGAAGAACGACCAGTAGCCCATCAGGCTGGAGATCGAATCGAGCAGCGGCCGTCCGGCGTCGAGCCCGGTCTGAGCGACCTTGCCGGGGCGCAGAAGGTCGGCTGTCGTGAAGCCCGTGCCGCTGGCCTTCAGGCCAAGGCCTGCGAAGCTCTCGAAGATGATCCGAGCGAGATTGTTCCAGTTGCCGATGATGTAGGCGAAGACCCCGACGAACAGCGTCTTTTTCACCAACCGTGCGATGATGTCGTCGTCGGCGCCCCAGCTCCAGAACAGCGCCGCTAGCGTCACGTCAATGACGATCAGCGTTGTGGCGATGAACGCGACTTCGCCGCTAAGCAGGCCGAAGCCGCTGTCTATGTAGCGGGTGAAGACCTCGAGGAAGTGGTCGATGACGCCGGTGCCGCCCATGATACTACCGTGCCTCGTCGGGCTGGGGCGCGCTTTCACGGCGGATCGGATTGTCGGGGATCTCGCGCGGAATCGCATTCGGCGGAGGCGGTTCGGGGAGACGCTCCATCGGACGAGCGCCGGGCGCGAGAAAGCGATGACGGTTCTCTGCCCAGGCTCGGAGGCACCCCGGATCGCGCGGCCCCGCTTCGCCAAGGGACTGGCAGCGGATCAATTCGTCACGCAGGGGATCGGCCTGAGCCTGGGTAGAGCGGCCGGATGGCCAGGCCGCCGGCGCTTCCTCCTTGCGGGTCATCTCGATCGCGGTCGCGGTGACCGCGACCGCGACGAACACGACGGCGCCAAGCCGCGCGAGCATCTTGCCGTCCATGACCATGTCCTCAGTTGCCGTTCGGGAACATGCGGGCGTTGCCGGGCTGGTAGCCCGTGCCCGGCGTCAGGAAGCGGCGGCGCTGTTCGCGGCCCTGTTCGGCCGCTGCCGCCCGCTCGGCCTCGGAGAGGCTCTGTGCGCGGCCATTGGCGGCAACGACGGCGGTGAGGTCAGCGAGCTGTTGTGCTTGCAGGGCGAGAAGCTGATTGCCCGCCTGCGTCGCCTGAAGCGCGCCGGTCGCGCCCTGGCTTTGGCCGACGAGCGCCGTCATCTCACCGCGATTGGTGTCGATGTTGCCGACGACGCCGGCCTGCACGCGCATGGCGTCCTGCAAGCCTCCGACTGTGTTCTGCCAGCGCTCGCGCGCTCCCGCGACGAGCGCCTGATCGGACGCCGACATCGACGCGTTGCCATAGGTGGTCTGAAACGCACGGTCGATCTGCTGGACGTTGAGGGCGATGCCCTGCGCCTCCGCGAGAAGTTGCTGGGTGCGCTGCACCGACTGCTGAAGCTGCTGAATCGATGAGTACGGCAGGCTCGCGAGATTGCGAGCCTGATTGATCAGCATGGTCGCTTCATTCTGAAGCTGGGTGATCTGCTGATTGACCTGCTGGAGCGTGCGCGCCGCCGTCAGGACGTTCTGCGCATAGTTGGTCGGATCATAGACGATCCACTGTGCGGCGGCCGGCGGGGCGAAGATTGGCGACAGCGCGAGCGGCGCGGCAAGGAGCGCGGCGCCGATGCGCAGCGCGCGTGAGCGGGAACGAACGGAACGGGTCATGGGCGTGCCTCCGGATCGGTTTGGGGGGTGATGTTGGTGAGGTCGGCGATGAGGTCGGCGGCCCAGCCGAGCCGGTTCTCGCCAAGCCATTCGGCAAGGAAACCATCCGTGCCGCTGCGGGCGTGAACCGCGGCGATCAGCGCCTGGTGCTGCTTCGACGAGGCGGCGCAGAGCGCCAGCGCTACGTCCGACAGACCCAGCTCGAAGAGCCGGTTGCCGCGGCGGGACTGGCAGTAATAGTCGCGCTTGGGCATCGCGCGCGCGAGGATCTCGATCTGGCGATCGTTGAGGCCGAAGCGGCGATAGATGGCGGTGATCTGTGGCTCGATCGCGCGTTCGTTCGGGAGCAGGATGCGGGTCTGGCAGCTTTCGATGATGGCTGGGGCGATCGCCGAGCCGTCGATGTCGGAGAGCGACTGCGTGGCGAAGACGACGCTGGCGTTCTTCTTGCGCAGGGTCTTCAGCCATTCGCGGAGCTGGCCGGCGAAGCCCTCGTCGTCGAGCGCGAGCCAGCCTTCATCGACGATCAGCAGGGTTGGGCGACCGTCGAGGCGGTCCTCGATGCGGTGGAAGAGATAGGCGAGCACGGCGGCGGCAGCGCCGGTGCCGATCAGACCTTCGGTCTCGAAGACCTGAACATTGGCCTCGCCCAGATGCTCGGTCTCGGCGTCGAGCAACCGGCCGTAGGGACCGCCGACGCAATAGGGTCGCAGCGCCTGCTTCAGGTCGTTGGACTGGAGGAGGACCGACAGGCCCGTCAGAGTCCGCTCGGCGATCGGTGCGGAGGCGAGCGACGACAGCGCCGACCAGAGGTGCTCCTTGACCTCGGGCGTGACGGCAACGCTCTCGCGCCCCAGGATCGCGATCAGCCAGTCGGAGGCCCAGGCCCGCTCGGCGACG
This portion of the bacterium YEK0313 genome encodes:
- a CDS encoding VirB8 protein codes for the protein MFKRPTTHYGKAAEPETPYQRAAQVWDERIGASRIQAKNWRLMAFGSLILSAGFATALVVQSARGTIVPWVVQVDRVGQAQAVAPAEADYRPTDPQIAFHLARFIEQVRSIPADAIIVRQNWLRAYDFTTDRGAMALNDYARSNDPFTRVGRQQVAVDVSSVIRASPDSFRVAWVERRYENGQLAETTRWTAILTIVVQIPRNADRLRANPLGIYVNAINWSRELGQ
- a CDS encoding TrbL/VirB6 plasmid conjugal transfer protein; its protein translation is MGGTGVIDHFLEVFTRYIDSGFGLLSGEVAFIATTLIVIDVTLAALFWSWGADDDIIARLVKKTLFVGVFAYIIGNWNNLARIIFESFAGLGLKASGTGFTTADLLRPGKVAQTGLDAGRPLLDSISSLMGYWSFFENFIQIACMFLAWALVLLAFFILAIQLFVTLIEFKLTTLAGFVLIPFGLFGKSAFMAERVLGNVISSGIKVLVLAVIIGIGSTLFSEFTSGFGGQNPSIDEAMAIVLAALSLLGLGIFGPGIASGIVSGGPQLSAGAAVGTGLAAGGMVAAGVGAVGAAASGGAALAGGAAAAARGGAALAGGASTAYSLGAAGQSGATGVASGLGGVARAGGSAAVSPLRRAASRAAESMRSSFNAGGKAAFEATGGSSTMGSIGGDAAGDGAASSGAANAGGPPAWAQRMRRSQRMTHAVQATAHAVRSGDAHGGGSSVNLSEGDR